In Gossypium arboreum isolate Shixiya-1 chromosome 5, ASM2569848v2, whole genome shotgun sequence, a single genomic region encodes these proteins:
- the LOC108456322 gene encoding NAC transcription factor 25, whose protein sequence is MESTDSSSASAHPQLPPGFRFHPTDEELVVHYLKKKAASAPLPVTIIAEVDLYKFDPWELPSKATFGEQEWYFFSPRDRKYPNGARPNRAATSGYWKATGTDKPIVTSNGNQKVGVKKALVFYRGKPPKGIKTNWIMHEYRLIDNNSSTSKPQIVDLPNRKASLRLDDWVLCRIYKKNNTQRPMETDKEYTMEGMLATQLPTSSHQNLNALTSKATSYGSLLQHEDNFFEGILTEGMRSSSNISQLAVSSSSKQNLPMAFPVKRTLPPQYWNEPSSTGSQSGKRFQQGDINCSSRGGNIDDTNSFVSLLNQLPQNTPFYTGSMVGSLGDGVSRQQFILPGS, encoded by the exons ATGGAGAGCACAGATTCATCGTCGGCGTCGGCGCACCCGCAACTCCCACCGGGGTTCCGATTCCACCCGACCGACGAAGAGCTGGTTGTTCACTACCTCAAAAAGAAGGCCGCCTCTGCTCCTCTGCCTGTTACAATCATAGCTGAAGTTGATCTTTACAAGTTTGATCCATGGGAGCTGCCaa GTAAGGCAACTTTCGGTGAGCAAGAATGGTATTTTTTTAGTCCTAGAGACAGGAAATATCCGAATGGAGCGAGGCCTAATAGAGCTGCAACTTCTGGTTATTGGAAAGCCACTGGGACCGATAAGCCGATTGTAACTTCAAATGGAAATCAAAAGGTTGGGGTTAAAAAGGCTCTAGTGTTCTATAGAGGTAAGCCTCCCAAAGGGATTAAAACGAATTGGATCATGCATGAATATCGCCTCATCGACAACAACTCATCCACTTCCAAACCTCAAATTGTTGATCTTCCCAACAGGAAAGCTTCTTTACGG CTTGATGATTGGGTCTTATGCCGGATTTACAAGAAGAACAATACCCAGAGACCTATGGAGACAGACAAAGAGTACACCATGGAGGGCATGCTGGCAACACAACTGCCAACTTCTAGCCATCAAAATCTAAACGCTCTTACATCAAAAGCTACAAGTTATGGTTCACTGCTACAACATGAAGATAATTTCTTTGAAGGGATATTAACCGAAGGGATGCGAAGCAGTTCCAATATTTCGCAACTAGCAGTGTCGTCGAGCTCGAAGCAAAATCTTCCCATGGCGTTTCCCGTTAAACGAACCCTTCCTCCTCAGTACTGGAACGAACCAAGCTCAACAGGTTCACAGTCGGGGAAAAGGTTCCAACAGGGTGATATAAATTGTAGTAGCAGAGGTGGCAATATTGATGATACCAATTCGTTTGTTTCTTTGCTGAATCAACTACCTCAAAACACTCCGTTTTACACTGGAAGCATGGTTGGATCCCTTGGCGATGGGGTTTCACGGCAACAGTTTATACTCCCTGGTTCCTAG